One Silene latifolia isolate original U9 population chromosome 4, ASM4854445v1, whole genome shotgun sequence DNA segment encodes these proteins:
- the LOC141651726 gene encoding protein FAR1-RELATED SEQUENCE 5-like, translating into MLALAVQHKYVHYWVTDQEIDELTHVFMAHPEAVKMFRSYYYVGMIDSTYKTNEYRLPLVEMVGVTPVGKSFVIAYALVTHESEEKYLWVLRKLKALLNDAVQPNAIVTDCEGGLLNVIPIVFPDLSHLLCLWHIYSNVETKALDITKQDSWAKHVTFNLFTAVVEAETEDKFNVAWGKLARKWAGVAAYIERQWFPHLEKWAKYRTNKITHFGNTSTSRVESAHANLKRW; encoded by the coding sequence ATGTTAGCACTTGCGGTTCAGCATAAGTACGTTCATTATTGGGTCACTGATCAGGAGATCGATGAGCTAACCCACGTGTTCATGGCTCATCCAGAAGCCGTTAAGATGTTTCGATCATACTATTATGTGGGCATGATCGATTCCACGTACAAGACAAATGAataccgtcttccgcttgttgaGATGGTTGGAGTCACACCTGTCGGGAAGAGCTTTGTCATCGCGTATGCTCTTGTGACACATGAGTCCGAGGAGAAATATCTGTGGGTCCTACGGAAACTGAAGGCCCTGCTCAATGATGCCGTTCAACCTAATGCTATTGTTACTGATTGCGAGGGAGGTTTGTTGAACGTGATtcccattgtttttccggatttGTCTCACTTGCTATGTCTTTGGCATATATATTCTAACGTGGAGACGAAAGCACTTGATATCACGAAACAGGATAGTTGGGCTAAGCACGTAACTTTTAACTTGTTTACTGCGGTTGTCGAGGCGGAGACCGAAGATAAGTTTAATGTTGCGTGGGGCAAATTGGCAAGGAAATGGGCGGGAGTGGCGGCTTATATtgagaggcaatggttcccgcactTGGAAAAATGGGCCAAGTATAGAACGAACAAGATAACTCATTTTGGGAATACTTCTACATCCCGGGTTGAGTCGGCTCATGCGAATTTGAAGAGATGGTGA